The genomic DNA GAATGTAATCAATTTTCTATATTAGTTTATCTTTAccacaaaaatataatgtaaattttaattaaattaacagagttaataaaaatcacatttttgtatatttaaacacaaaatcgTAAGTCTAGGTATCTAATTCAAATAGTTTAAGAGTCAATGTATGTTTCCGCATACCCAATAGTCCGATATATAAATcgaacatattgtaattgtccAGGTATGCAAAAGCCATTTTCCCCACAAAACTTGTAGAAAGGTCTATTTTGACGTAACTCCACATTACGAAATAGTACATTTGGCGTTGGGATTTTCATCACTATACATCATCAGAAACTTCTCCAATTCTTTACGCTCATCACTATTTGGTTCAATAGCCTTTGCAGCCTCTTCTGGAACAATGTCATCACCCTTCTTCTCACTTTTGACCACAATCTCCACGTCTTCACATGTTACTTTCTTGAGTTTTTTCAACAACTTCTCCTCGTTAAAACTTCCAGTGACCACAATCTTTTGGTTCTTAGTATCCGTCACACATGATGCAACTCCTAATAATCAATCATACATTACACAAAACAATTATCACAACATGCATGcaattatatatacttaaaattaaatattaattattctaCCTTTGAATTTGGGTATGGTTTCAGTCATAATTTTCGCACATCCGTCACAGTTATCCGGTATCTTGAATGCGACATCCCTAACAGTAGAATATATCGAAGAAGAGTGACTAAGAGAACTTTTCATAAACATGGTTTTAAGAATATAAACTACGCTGACCTGTTAGGACCATTTGCGGGTGAAAGCGGTAAGCAAGACAaacccatctttttttttaactttgttagccaccaaacaaaaaaaattaagatggaTCTATTTATCGACAGCCTAAAACACTTtattatatacacacaaatGCAGAACACATAGACACGACAGACACTATTTTTTTgaagtgcaaaaaaaaaagacatacatAATAGATTACCCAATCATTGATCAATACCATATATGCTTTTCTAGgtgtaataaatattataagctaatttatatacacattttttttttttttgcatagggaaaaatattttataaaatttaattgcatattattttataaGTGTTAAACAAGcattttatcaatatattaaattttcagaTATCTTTGAAATTAGACCTCAAACATTATTTCTCAATTTAATTTcgtattttagttataaaatattcttatattCTAACTTTCTTAATTCTTAggctttcttttttgtttttttttctactacttGTGAATATTATTTAATTCACTTTTTGGctttaatatttctatatatactaaataattgtGCTACAGTTGTCAAAGAAAACTATGCCAtgtcattttctgtaatgttTTTGTCTAACAAAAGTTATATTGGTTTTAACctatatatttatctataaaagcaagataaacaaaaaaaatcagcaaaggTAGTTAAATGATATTATCCAAATAGGCGTGGGCGTATGGGTAACCCGTTTGGGTTTGGATATTATCCGTTCGTATTCGGATAAATGGGTTTAAGAAAATAGAATCTATTGGGTAATTTTAGAGTGTTGGTTTAGTTCAGTTTGGGTACTATTGGGTTCGGGTTGGTtgaattacaaattttagaacccgattatcATCTGAACTACCGGATAGCcgaaaaaattcttaaaaattaattaaatgtaaaattttagctaaattttgacatatgtaacaaaactaattgatatattcaaaattatgattataattttagataattgaattatatcaatgctaaataattattaatattgtagatatatttctatatttttggattttatgggTACCCGTTTGGATAACGGGTATTACTCTAACCCCAATACGAATCCAcagatttaataatatagaacCCAATAGAGTTATTTATGTATACCCGGACCCAATCCAAACTGGTTTTTTTGGATCGGGTTCCGGGTTAgatattcgggtacggttttttTGTCCAGTCCTTCTAAACCAGCTAATGATACAAaagtttcttagtttttttccttaaaattgTTCAAACTATTTTGTCAATgtggattttaaaaataagattttctGTGAAGAAACCCACCTCtgcccccccccaaaaaaaaaaattatcatcaaaTTTACTGGATGTAAAATTTGAGGATGACATAATTCTCATTGTTCGATAATCTCTCGAAGATTCTCACATACTCAAGTTAGATAATAGAACACACGATCGATCCGAGAGAAACTAGTAGCGTTAGAGAATTTTGTGCCGATGCTTAGGACACTTCAATTTGTGCATGCATTTTAGATAGGGTAtttaagaatgaaaaaaaaa from Camelina sativa cultivar DH55 chromosome 2, Cs, whole genome shotgun sequence includes the following:
- the LOC109126396 gene encoding uncharacterized protein LOC109126396, encoding MGLSCLPLSPANGPNRDVAFKIPDNCDGCAKIMTETIPKFKGVASCVTDTKNQKIVVTGSFNEEKLLKKLKKVTCEDVEIVVKSEKKGDDIVPEEAAKAIEPNSDERKELEKFLMMYSDENPNAKCTIS